The following proteins are co-located in the Bordetella bronchialis genome:
- a CDS encoding DMT family transporter, with translation MERIASEMAVHAGGRTAKARAGRLRGYALLGVAIVLWGANWPVMKAGLAHVTPVWFSAIRFGLGALTLFGLQAATGTLRAPRRADLPVMLSVGLLQMLAFTVLGAVAMTHVPAGRSAILAYTTPVWVIPIAVLVFGETLSRGQKAGSALALAGVLVLFNPASFDWHDAPLVRANVLLLLAAFCWAVCILHLRHGRAVSGAYQLAPWQMLIAATLLVPMARVLEGPFTGDGSRAFWEVALYVGPLATAFCFVAVNAASSWLSSTTMSTAMLGVPVVGLAMAGLVLGEPMTGGLLAGLVAIVAGIAIVTLSGVRRRA, from the coding sequence ATGGAAAGGATAGCGAGCGAGATGGCCGTGCACGCCGGCGGCCGTACGGCCAAGGCCCGTGCGGGACGCCTGCGCGGGTATGCCCTTCTGGGCGTTGCGATCGTGTTGTGGGGCGCCAACTGGCCGGTTATGAAGGCCGGTCTGGCGCATGTGACGCCGGTATGGTTTTCGGCCATCCGCTTCGGGCTGGGCGCCTTGACGCTGTTCGGCCTGCAGGCGGCGACCGGCACCTTGCGTGCGCCCCGGCGGGCGGACCTGCCCGTCATGCTTAGCGTCGGCTTGCTGCAGATGCTGGCCTTCACGGTGCTGGGCGCGGTCGCGATGACGCATGTTCCGGCTGGCCGCTCCGCCATCCTGGCCTATACGACGCCGGTCTGGGTGATTCCCATCGCGGTACTGGTGTTCGGCGAAACCTTGTCGCGCGGGCAAAAGGCGGGAAGCGCCCTGGCCTTGGCCGGCGTACTGGTCCTGTTCAATCCGGCCAGTTTCGATTGGCACGATGCGCCGCTCGTACGCGCCAATGTGCTCCTGTTGCTTGCCGCGTTCTGCTGGGCGGTGTGCATCCTTCATCTGCGCCACGGACGCGCGGTTTCCGGCGCCTACCAGCTGGCGCCCTGGCAGATGCTGATCGCCGCCACGCTGCTGGTGCCGATGGCGCGCGTACTGGAAGGGCCGTTCACCGGGGATGGCTCGCGGGCCTTCTGGGAAGTTGCACTGTATGTCGGGCCGCTGGCGACCGCATTCTGTTTCGTCGCGGTGAACGCAGCGAGTTCCTGGTTGTCCAGCACGACGATGTCGACCGCGATGCTCGGGGTGCCGGTGGTGGGTCTGGCGATGGCCGGGCTGGTGCTTGGGGAACCGATGACCGGCGGGCTGTTGGCGGGACTGGTCGCGATCGTGGCGGGGATCGCCATCGTGACGCTTTCAGGCGTCCGGCGTCGCGCATGA
- a CDS encoding autotransporter domain-containing protein, translated as MHSKIENGRTGKGLRQRPRRRSPAYRGVLAGCLCVPVLAYGQVGPATLLDPAQFRTDEYRASWALEAIHAADAYALGYSGKGVRVGVVDDGDILAHQEFAGRIVGWSPDGPRRAAYYGMVGEHSTEVSGVLAASKDGRGMHGVAYGADLVPILLISEDGFQTPQAIRDAVDRGAQVINGSYGLPVFPYPPRGDIEGPWAHGDQSLQTFALKGETGTLQVLGKEAEALRYAAAHDAVMVYSAGNDNIMHPKAAVNPSSSALLPYIRPENHDSGVYQFVDGDFGEYLDLDPSAYIQVERDDSRLQEIDFSDLEQSMIAVVALGPDGRIASYSNRCGVAWRWCIAAPGGDLPHRGQTWGQSGMYTATPDGYASDGMVGTSYAAPMVAGSLAVLKEAFPYMRMTQLREILLTSADRRAHLGEKGVYGWGEVDLGRAVRGPVEFGADGFAPIFDVDTQGHDSWWGNDISGVGGMTKRGAGLLLMTGDNRYTGPTTVKGGTLAVYGSNALSRLTIERDGTLTGSGTVGPTEVSGTVAPGNPGAPLRVAGAYVQHAGSTYVAGVGDDGEAADAIQVQGQARIENAALRLDGLGPKAVNREYTVLQADGGISGGYARLADPYVFLDLRQGVRADDPTRYRVALQRNGTGFDTAADSANQRAVAQALDTAGVGLAPYDATVMATRTDGLAAAFDRWSGEAHASTLSVLSTQAAELRDGMLGRARAMGDGGGAPGGSSSQAVVRDDSGKAAWARYAGSRDRLSGNGNAASVDATRSGLLIGGDMPLSGGRVGLMAGFSNGGIKVRERGSSAKVDSHTLGAYGNTGTDGAVRVRYGAAYSWHAISSKRDTGLDRAEARYKAGTAQVFAEAGLPQAFGDTTIEPYAGLAYADTRRRAFQESGDAGLRADAARQRLGTSTLGLRGDTGWDLKDGARLALHGGAGWRHAYGTLTPVARMRFAQGQGYDVHGTPVARDAMLLEAGATLASARGMRLSAGYSGQLARGMQSHAVQANATWRF; from the coding sequence GTGCATAGCAAGATTGAAAATGGCAGAACAGGAAAGGGCCTTCGCCAACGGCCGCGGCGGCGGTCGCCGGCCTATCGTGGCGTCCTGGCGGGATGCCTGTGCGTCCCGGTGCTGGCCTATGGCCAGGTGGGGCCGGCCACGCTCCTGGATCCGGCGCAATTCCGTACCGATGAATATCGGGCATCGTGGGCGCTGGAGGCCATCCATGCCGCGGATGCCTATGCTCTCGGCTATAGCGGCAAGGGTGTGCGGGTAGGCGTTGTCGACGATGGCGATATCCTCGCCCACCAGGAATTCGCGGGCCGCATCGTCGGCTGGAGCCCGGATGGCCCGCGGCGCGCGGCGTACTACGGCATGGTGGGGGAGCACAGCACGGAAGTTTCCGGCGTGCTGGCGGCGTCCAAGGACGGCCGGGGCATGCACGGCGTCGCGTACGGGGCCGACCTGGTCCCCATCCTGCTGATATCAGAAGACGGCTTCCAAACCCCGCAGGCCATACGCGATGCCGTCGATCGCGGCGCACAGGTAATCAATGGCAGTTACGGCCTGCCCGTCTTTCCCTATCCGCCTCGTGGCGATATCGAGGGTCCCTGGGCGCACGGGGACCAGTCGCTGCAGACCTTCGCGCTGAAGGGCGAGACCGGCACCTTGCAGGTCTTGGGCAAAGAGGCGGAAGCCTTGCGTTATGCCGCCGCGCACGATGCGGTCATGGTCTATTCCGCGGGCAACGACAACATCATGCATCCGAAAGCGGCCGTGAATCCGTCCAGCAGCGCGCTCCTCCCTTACATCCGTCCCGAGAACCACGATTCGGGTGTCTACCAGTTCGTCGATGGCGACTTCGGCGAGTATCTGGACCTGGATCCCAGCGCGTACATCCAGGTGGAGCGCGACGACAGCCGCCTGCAGGAAATCGACTTCAGCGATCTCGAGCAGAGCATGATCGCCGTGGTGGCGCTCGGCCCCGATGGCCGCATCGCGTCGTACAGCAACCGCTGCGGCGTGGCGTGGCGCTGGTGCATCGCCGCGCCGGGCGGCGACCTTCCGCATCGCGGCCAAACGTGGGGCCAGAGCGGGATGTACACCGCGACGCCCGATGGCTATGCGTCGGACGGTATGGTGGGCACCTCTTATGCCGCGCCCATGGTGGCGGGATCGCTTGCCGTCCTCAAAGAAGCTTTTCCCTACATGAGGATGACGCAGCTGCGCGAAATCCTGCTGACCTCGGCGGACCGGCGCGCGCATCTGGGCGAGAAAGGCGTCTATGGCTGGGGCGAGGTCGACCTGGGCCGCGCGGTGCGGGGCCCCGTGGAGTTCGGCGCCGACGGCTTCGCGCCCATCTTCGACGTCGACACGCAGGGACACGACTCCTGGTGGGGCAACGACATCTCCGGCGTCGGGGGGATGACCAAGCGCGGCGCGGGCCTGCTGCTGATGACGGGGGACAACCGCTACACCGGGCCCACCACCGTCAAGGGCGGCACGCTCGCGGTATACGGATCCAATGCCTTGTCGAGGCTGACCATCGAGCGCGACGGCACGCTGACAGGCAGCGGCACGGTCGGTCCGACCGAGGTCTCGGGCACGGTGGCGCCGGGCAATCCGGGCGCCCCGCTGCGAGTGGCGGGCGCCTACGTACAGCACGCCGGGAGTACCTACGTGGCGGGCGTCGGCGACGACGGAGAGGCCGCCGACGCGATCCAGGTGCAGGGCCAGGCGCGTATCGAGAACGCCGCCTTGCGCCTGGATGGCCTGGGGCCGAAGGCGGTGAACCGCGAGTACACCGTCCTGCAGGCCGACGGCGGTATCAGTGGCGGCTATGCCAGGCTTGCCGATCCCTATGTATTCCTGGATCTGCGGCAAGGGGTGCGCGCGGACGATCCCACGCGCTACCGCGTGGCCCTCCAGCGGAATGGCACCGGCTTCGACACGGCCGCGGACAGCGCCAACCAGCGCGCGGTGGCGCAGGCGCTGGACACGGCCGGGGTGGGCCTGGCGCCGTACGACGCCACGGTGATGGCCACGCGTACGGATGGCCTGGCGGCCGCCTTCGACCGCTGGTCGGGCGAGGCCCATGCCAGCACCCTTAGCGTGTTGAGCACGCAGGCGGCGGAATTGCGCGACGGCATGCTGGGCCGCGCCCGGGCCATGGGCGATGGCGGCGGCGCCCCGGGCGGGTCGTCATCGCAGGCGGTGGTGCGGGACGACAGCGGCAAGGCGGCGTGGGCCCGGTACGCGGGCTCGCGCGACCGGCTTTCGGGCAACGGCAACGCGGCGTCGGTGGACGCCACCCGCTCCGGCCTGCTGATCGGCGGCGATATGCCCCTGTCCGGCGGGCGCGTGGGGCTGATGGCCGGCTTCTCCAACGGCGGCATCAAGGTCCGGGAGCGGGGCAGCAGCGCCAAGGTCGATAGCCATACGCTGGGGGCCTACGGCAATACGGGCACGGATGGCGCGGTGCGCGTGCGATATGGCGCCGCGTACAGCTGGCACGCCATCTCGTCCAAGCGGGATACGGGCCTGGATCGGGCCGAGGCACGCTACAAGGCCGGCACGGCGCAGGTCTTTGCCGAGGCCGGTTTGCCGCAGGCCTTCGGCGACACCACGATCGAACCGTATGCGGGACTGGCCTACGCCGATACCCGGCGCCGCGCCTTCCAGGAATCCGGCGACGCGGGCCTGCGCGCCGATGCCGCAAGACAGCGGCTGGGCACGTCCACGCTGGGCCTGCGCGGCGATACCGGCTGGGACCTGAAGGACGGCGCGCGCCTGGCGCTGCACGGCGGCGCGGGGTGGCGCCATGCCTACGGCACGCTTACGCCCGTCGCCCGCATGCGGTTCGCGCAGGGGCAAGGATACGATGTGCACGGCACGCCGGTGGCGCGCGATGCCATGCTGCTGGAGGCGGGCGCCACATTGGCATCCGCCCGCGGCATGCGCTTGAGTGCCGGCTATAGCGGCCAGCTGGCGCGCGGCATGCAGTCGCACGCCGTCCAGGCCAACGCCACCTGGCGGTTCTAG
- a CDS encoding MmgE/PrpD family protein, translating to MNPSTGQDDRFGPITRELARFGAQWRWEDIPEQARHEARRSLLNYFAVALAGASDPTIDIAAGVFAGFSAGGQANVIGRGTRTDILHAASLNAMAANVFDYDDTHPATIIHPTAPVAPVVFALAQTRAVSGARLLQAFVLGAEVECRMGNALTPSHYARGWHITSTCGVFGAAIAAARLLGLDARHTAWALGSAGNQTGGLVETLGTMAKSIAVGNAARNGLLSALLARAGYAGPDQPIEGPRGVLNVLSDAPAPDRLIGDLGRRWELCRNTYKPYPCGVVLHPVIDAVLALARESMPSTMDPGRVARVDLTGHPLLRQRTDRPGVRSGRESQVSAQHAIAVCLLHGRADLAEFSDAAVADPRAHALDTRVHFHDDETCAADAVEVRITLQDGSSHVRRVEAARGSAGNPLTDADLEDKLRRLCAHGGTGCDAQAIIDGVWGLEAATDAGALMAHAAGRPRA from the coding sequence ATGAACCCTTCCACAGGCCAGGACGACCGCTTCGGTCCCATCACACGCGAACTCGCCCGCTTTGGGGCGCAGTGGCGATGGGAAGACATTCCGGAGCAGGCGCGCCATGAGGCCCGGCGCTCGCTGTTGAACTACTTCGCCGTGGCGCTGGCCGGCGCCAGCGACCCCACCATCGATATCGCGGCGGGCGTTTTTGCCGGCTTCAGCGCGGGTGGGCAGGCCAACGTTATCGGCCGGGGAACGCGCACCGATATCCTGCACGCGGCCAGCCTGAACGCCATGGCCGCCAACGTCTTCGATTACGACGACACGCATCCGGCCACCATCATCCATCCCACGGCCCCCGTGGCGCCCGTGGTCTTCGCGCTGGCGCAGACGCGCGCCGTCAGTGGCGCCCGGCTGCTGCAGGCCTTTGTCCTGGGCGCGGAGGTCGAGTGCCGCATGGGCAATGCGCTGACACCGTCCCACTATGCCCGCGGCTGGCACATCACCTCCACCTGCGGGGTGTTCGGCGCCGCCATCGCCGCCGCCCGCCTGCTTGGACTGGATGCGCGCCACACCGCCTGGGCGCTGGGCAGCGCCGGCAACCAGACCGGCGGGCTGGTGGAGACGCTCGGCACCATGGCGAAGAGCATCGCGGTAGGCAACGCGGCGCGCAACGGGCTGCTGTCCGCCCTGCTCGCCCGTGCCGGCTACGCCGGACCGGACCAGCCGATAGAAGGACCGCGCGGCGTCCTGAACGTGCTATCGGACGCGCCCGCGCCGGACCGGCTGATCGGCGATCTGGGACGGCGCTGGGAACTGTGCCGCAACACCTACAAGCCTTATCCCTGCGGCGTCGTGCTGCACCCCGTGATCGATGCCGTCCTGGCGCTGGCGCGCGAGTCGATGCCGTCCACAATGGACCCGGGCCGCGTGGCGCGCGTGGATCTTACCGGCCACCCGCTGCTGCGCCAGCGCACCGACCGGCCCGGCGTGCGCAGCGGGCGGGAATCGCAGGTCAGCGCCCAGCATGCCATCGCCGTGTGCCTGCTGCATGGCCGCGCCGACCTGGCGGAATTTTCCGACGCCGCGGTAGCCGATCCGCGCGCCCACGCCCTGGATACCCGGGTGCACTTCCATGACGACGAGACCTGCGCGGCGGACGCGGTGGAAGTGCGCATCACCCTGCAAGACGGCAGCAGCCATGTCCGGCGCGTCGAGGCCGCACGGGGTTCGGCGGGCAATCCCCTGACCGACGCGGATCTGGAAGACAAGCTGCGCCGGTTGTGCGCCCATGGCGGCACCGGCTGCGACGCCCAGGCCATCATCGACGGCGTGTGGGGGCTGGAGGCCGCCACCGACGCCGGCGCGCTGATGGCCCATGCGGCGGGTCGCCCGCGCGCCTGA
- a CDS encoding SDR family oxidoreductase, translating into METNAASPPALSGKRALVTGSVAGLGHAIAASLAAAGADVVLHGLEPEDVARAAAERLARDTGARVLLSRADLNDVAQIEAMMARAESELGGVDILVNNAVVRHFAPVDRLRTEQWNEAMAVNLSAAFHAVRLSLPGMRARGWGRIVNMSSVYGAGATADRIAYITTKTALVGMTRAIAVETARTGVTCNALMPGTVPTPPIVARMARIAAERGISAEQAAADYLAARQPTGRFVAMESVAAMVLLLCSPAGADITGAMLPIDGGWTAT; encoded by the coding sequence ATGGAGACAAATGCGGCAAGCCCGCCGGCGCTGTCCGGCAAGCGCGCGCTGGTCACGGGATCGGTGGCCGGATTGGGCCACGCCATTGCCGCCAGTCTGGCCGCGGCCGGCGCGGACGTGGTCTTGCATGGCCTGGAACCCGAGGATGTGGCGCGGGCGGCGGCGGAGCGCCTGGCGCGGGACACGGGCGCGCGTGTATTGCTGTCGCGCGCCGACCTGAACGACGTCGCGCAGATCGAGGCCATGATGGCCCGCGCCGAGTCGGAACTCGGCGGCGTCGACATCCTGGTGAACAACGCGGTGGTCCGGCACTTCGCGCCGGTGGACCGCTTGCGCACCGAGCAATGGAATGAAGCGATGGCGGTGAACCTGTCGGCCGCCTTCCATGCGGTGCGCCTGTCGCTGCCGGGGATGCGCGCGCGCGGATGGGGCCGCATCGTGAATATGTCGTCGGTCTACGGTGCCGGCGCGACGGCGGATCGTATCGCCTACATCACCACCAAGACCGCGCTGGTCGGCATGACCCGTGCCATCGCCGTCGAGACGGCGCGCACGGGCGTGACCTGCAACGCGCTGATGCCGGGCACGGTCCCCACGCCGCCCATCGTCGCGCGCATGGCGCGTATCGCCGCGGAGCGCGGCATATCCGCCGAGCAGGCCGCCGCCGACTACCTGGCGGCGCGCCAGCCCACAGGCCGCTTCGTGGCGATGGAGAGCGTGGCGGCGATGGTCTTGCTGCTTTGCTCGCCCGCCGGCGCGGACATCACCGGCGCGATGCTGCCGATAGACGGCGGCTGGACCGCCACCTGA
- a CDS encoding NAD(P)-dependent oxidoreductase, with protein MTQNDKPVLGFVGIGRMGTPMARRLLEAGYRVAIHDTQPQAVQALAALGAQAAPSPRAVADAASIVLVSLPKPDIVRDVVLGTQGLVHGTAVRIVVDLSTSGATAARELARGLGERGIASVDCPVSGGVAGATKGTLALMLSGPRDACDALGPVLDVLGKSFYIGEQPGLAQTMKVINNLVSVTALAVTSEALVMGVKAGLDPDIMVQVINSGSGRSNASEDKIPKYVLSRSFGFGFALGLSAKDVGLCLAESEAIGAPLRVGSAVRELLDDARERLGDEADLTEIVRLSEAAAGVEVRGKAAGKA; from the coding sequence ATGACGCAGAATGACAAACCCGTGCTGGGCTTCGTGGGTATCGGCCGCATGGGGACGCCCATGGCCCGGCGCCTGTTGGAAGCCGGTTACCGCGTGGCCATCCACGATACGCAGCCGCAGGCGGTGCAAGCCCTGGCGGCCCTGGGCGCGCAGGCCGCGCCATCGCCGCGCGCGGTGGCCGATGCGGCGTCCATCGTCCTGGTGTCGCTGCCCAAGCCCGACATCGTGCGCGACGTGGTGCTGGGCACGCAGGGCCTGGTGCATGGCACGGCGGTGCGTATCGTCGTGGACCTGTCGACCTCGGGCGCCACGGCGGCGCGCGAGCTGGCGCGCGGCCTGGGCGAGCGCGGCATCGCCTCGGTGGATTGCCCGGTCAGCGGCGGCGTGGCCGGCGCGACCAAGGGCACGCTGGCGCTCATGCTGTCCGGCCCGCGCGATGCCTGCGACGCCCTCGGTCCCGTGCTGGACGTGCTGGGCAAATCCTTCTACATCGGCGAACAGCCCGGCCTGGCGCAGACCATGAAGGTCATCAACAACCTGGTGTCGGTGACGGCGCTGGCCGTCACCTCGGAAGCGCTGGTGATGGGGGTGAAGGCCGGCCTGGACCCGGACATCATGGTGCAGGTCATCAACTCCGGATCGGGGCGCAGCAACGCATCGGAGGACAAGATCCCCAAGTATGTGCTGAGCCGCAGCTTCGGCTTTGGCTTCGCGCTGGGCCTCTCCGCCAAGGACGTCGGCCTGTGCCTGGCGGAAAGCGAGGCGATAGGCGCCCCGCTGCGCGTGGGCAGCGCCGTGCGCGAGCTGCTGGACGATGCGCGCGAGCGCCTGGGCGACGAGGCGGACCTGACCGAGATCGTGCGCCTGAGCGAAGCGGCCGCGGGCGTGGAGGTCCGCGGCAAGGCGGCCGGGAAAGCGTGA
- a CDS encoding isocitrate lyase/PEP mutase family protein, which yields MTRSEKFRELLKKPPFVCMGAHDAVTAMLAEQAGAPAIYVSGFVASAIVAGKPDVGLLSQTEMFDHIRRICRVTRVPVFADADTGYGGVLDAQRTIQLWEEAGASVLHLEDQAVPKKCGHFAGKQLVSKEEMTQKLRAMLDARTDPDFFVVARTDAIAVTGLSDALDRLEAYAATGVDGLYADAPESVDQMREIVRRLKPLGKPILFNMVRSGKSPYLSLKEVHDIGFDYALCPVEPMLAMHKAVKEMMETFMREGCSTDAIADRLTPFETFNDFVGLGRIVQQEARYATPD from the coding sequence GTGACACGCTCTGAGAAGTTTCGCGAACTGCTGAAGAAACCGCCCTTCGTCTGCATGGGCGCCCACGACGCCGTGACGGCCATGCTGGCGGAGCAGGCCGGCGCGCCGGCCATCTATGTGAGCGGGTTCGTCGCGTCGGCCATCGTCGCCGGCAAGCCCGACGTGGGGCTGCTATCGCAGACGGAGATGTTCGACCATATCCGCCGCATATGCCGCGTGACCCGCGTACCGGTATTCGCGGACGCCGATACGGGCTACGGCGGCGTGCTGGATGCCCAGCGCACCATCCAGCTCTGGGAAGAGGCCGGGGCTTCCGTGCTGCACCTGGAGGACCAGGCCGTGCCCAAGAAGTGCGGGCATTTCGCCGGCAAGCAACTGGTGTCCAAGGAAGAAATGACGCAGAAGCTGCGGGCGATGCTGGATGCGCGCACGGATCCGGACTTCTTCGTGGTCGCGCGTACGGACGCGATCGCGGTGACCGGCCTGTCGGACGCGCTGGATCGCCTGGAAGCGTATGCGGCCACCGGTGTGGACGGCCTGTATGCCGACGCGCCGGAAAGTGTCGACCAGATGCGCGAGATCGTCCGGCGCCTGAAGCCGCTGGGCAAGCCCATCCTGTTCAATATGGTGCGCTCCGGCAAAAGCCCCTACCTGTCGCTCAAGGAAGTCCACGACATCGGCTTCGATTACGCGCTGTGCCCGGTGGAGCCCATGCTGGCCATGCACAAGGCGGTGAAGGAGATGATGGAGACCTTCATGCGCGAAGGCTGCTCGACCGATGCGATCGCCGACCGCCTGACGCCTTTCGAGACCTTCAATGACTTCGTCGGCCTGGGCCGCATCGTCCAGCAGGAAGCCCGCTACGCCACCCCGGATTGA
- a CDS encoding Bug family tripartite tricarboxylate transporter substrate binding protein produces MKLGISAILIASAVALAAPTARAQADKYPDKPVTLVVPYSPGGGSDNIARATANFLTQHWKQPVIVENKPGADGMIATRQVMRAAPDGYTLLISIPAIAALKYINKSMDADPLVELRPVSMLASGPTGIVVKGGTDIQTIDDLKRACGKAARCSWASGEPFTLLAGTGLVEKMGLKDMTNVRYAGTSAAVNDIIGGRVTMVVTGLSSVVPHHKSGTMKILALSSDKRLPEVPDVPTYAEVGLGDVDFTNNWYGIFVPAKTPDAVVRKIAEGMRLAAADPQVLKVLQPLLIQPVGNGPEQFAPIVQRAQATVDKLSSHLTQ; encoded by the coding sequence ATGAAGCTAGGGATTAGCGCCATACTTATCGCATCCGCCGTCGCCCTGGCGGCACCCACTGCGCGGGCGCAGGCCGATAAATACCCCGACAAGCCGGTCACGCTGGTGGTGCCGTATTCGCCGGGCGGCGGCAGCGACAACATCGCCCGCGCCACCGCCAACTTCCTGACCCAGCACTGGAAGCAGCCGGTCATCGTGGAGAACAAGCCCGGCGCGGACGGCATGATCGCCACCCGGCAGGTGATGCGCGCGGCCCCGGACGGCTATACCCTGCTGATTTCGATTCCCGCGATCGCCGCGCTGAAATACATCAATAAGTCCATGGACGCCGATCCGCTGGTGGAATTGCGGCCGGTCAGCATGCTGGCGTCGGGGCCGACGGGCATCGTCGTCAAGGGCGGCACCGACATCCAGACCATCGACGACCTGAAGCGCGCCTGCGGCAAGGCGGCGCGTTGCAGCTGGGCCAGCGGCGAGCCGTTCACCTTGCTGGCCGGCACCGGCCTGGTGGAGAAAATGGGCCTGAAGGACATGACCAATGTGCGCTACGCCGGGACATCTGCGGCGGTCAACGACATTATCGGCGGCCGTGTCACGATGGTGGTGACGGGCCTGTCGTCGGTGGTACCGCATCACAAGTCCGGCACCATGAAGATCCTGGCCCTGAGCAGCGACAAGCGCTTGCCGGAAGTGCCCGACGTTCCCACCTACGCCGAGGTCGGGCTGGGCGATGTGGATTTCACCAACAACTGGTACGGCATCTTCGTGCCCGCCAAGACGCCGGATGCGGTGGTGCGGAAGATCGCCGAAGGCATGCGCCTGGCGGCGGCCGATCCCCAGGTGCTGAAAGTGCTGCAGCCGCTGTTGATACAGCCCGTGGGGAACGGCCCGGAGCAATTCGCGCCCATCGTCCAGCGCGCCCAGGCCACGGTCGATAAATTGTCCAGCCACCTGACGCAGTAA
- a CDS encoding ArnT family glycosyltransferase, producing MRSMAVQVWYALAGIWAIRVFAMAAMPFVDTSEPRYAEIARLMAVSGDWITPWFAPDVPFWGKPPLAFWAQALCIRVFGLSELSIRMASLPPMAGMLWLGYVLARNMSSREAAARWLAIFSTMLLPAAAAGAVLTDTYLAFAVCLCMTAFHLAGQGAGWRWRYGFFVGLGIGLLAKGPLAVVLVAGAIIPWLAWRRWLAAGPAQALPRLPWLSGILVTAALALPWYVAAEIKTPGFLRYFILGEHFYRFVDPGWQGDRYGSAHDSPYGSIWLEWLVASLPWGAAGLAAAVWRCRDRGFRRERLPAILRDARWSYLLAWALATPLFFTFAGNIIWTYVLPALPPVALLLATAMPDAPRPALRKAILACVLAVPLAFLVVGTAAIVAPGRFKTEKDLVNAAAAMQAPGETLYFVGRVPFSGRFYSRGTARAIDLDRVDEVIPPAGGRVFLAIPRDDEAEALARLPVHARMIYASKLRRLFVAQVPEAAH from the coding sequence ATGCGGTCCATGGCGGTTCAGGTGTGGTACGCGCTGGCGGGCATATGGGCCATACGCGTTTTCGCGATGGCGGCCATGCCCTTCGTCGATACGTCGGAGCCGCGCTATGCCGAGATCGCCCGGCTGATGGCCGTATCCGGCGATTGGATTACGCCCTGGTTCGCGCCGGACGTGCCGTTCTGGGGTAAGCCGCCGCTGGCCTTCTGGGCACAGGCGCTGTGCATCCGCGTCTTCGGCCTGTCGGAACTGAGCATCCGGATGGCCTCGCTGCCGCCGATGGCGGGCATGCTGTGGCTGGGGTACGTGCTGGCACGCAACATGTCGTCGCGCGAGGCGGCCGCGCGGTGGCTGGCGATCTTCAGCACCATGCTGCTGCCCGCGGCGGCGGCGGGGGCGGTCTTGACGGACACTTATCTGGCCTTTGCCGTCTGCCTGTGCATGACGGCGTTCCATCTTGCCGGGCAGGGCGCCGGGTGGCGCTGGCGGTATGGCTTCTTCGTCGGCCTGGGTATCGGGCTATTGGCCAAGGGGCCGCTGGCCGTGGTCCTGGTGGCCGGTGCGATCATCCCCTGGCTGGCCTGGCGCCGCTGGCTTGCCGCCGGCCCGGCGCAAGCCCTGCCGCGCCTGCCCTGGCTTTCCGGCATCCTGGTGACCGCCGCCCTGGCGTTGCCGTGGTATGTGGCGGCTGAAATCAAGACGCCCGGCTTCCTGCGCTACTTCATCCTGGGCGAGCATTTCTACCGCTTCGTGGATCCGGGCTGGCAGGGCGATCGGTATGGCTCGGCGCATGACAGTCCCTACGGCAGTATCTGGCTGGAATGGCTGGTGGCGTCGCTGCCCTGGGGCGCTGCGGGCCTGGCGGCCGCCGTGTGGCGTTGCCGCGACCGCGGGTTCCGGCGGGAGCGCCTGCCCGCCATCCTGCGCGATGCGCGCTGGAGCTATCTGCTGGCGTGGGCGCTTGCCACGCCGCTGTTCTTCACCTTCGCGGGCAACATTATCTGGACCTATGTGCTGCCGGCGCTGCCGCCGGTCGCCCTGCTGCTGGCCACGGCCATGCCGGACGCGCCGCGGCCGGCCTTGCGCAAGGCCATCCTGGCCTGCGTGCTGGCGGTGCCGCTGGCCTTCCTGGTCGTCGGGACGGCGGCGATCGTCGCCCCCGGGCGCTTCAAGACGGAGAAAGACCTGGTGAATGCCGCCGCGGCCATGCAAGCGCCCGGGGAAACGCTGTACTTCGTGGGGCGCGTGCCGTTCTCGGGACGGTTCTATTCCCGCGGCACGGCCCGCGCCATCGACCTGGACCGCGTGGACGAGGTCATACCGCCCGCCGGTGGCCGGGTATTCCTGGCCATCCCGCGCGACGACGAGGCCGAGGCGCTGGCCCGCTTGCCCGTGCACGCCCGCATGATCTACGCCAGCAAGCTGCGCCGGCTGTTCGTGGCGCAAGTGCCGGAGGCCGCGCACTAG
- the nirD gene encoding nitrite reductase small subunit NirD, with translation MNARDNGHADWRPVCRRQDLVPNSGVVALLEDAQIALFYLPDNPDQPLYAIDNRDPKSGANVVGRGIVGHLGGELVVASPLYKQHFRLRDGVCVEYPQHRLRTWRARLNGDVVETLPEAAHGA, from the coding sequence ATGAACGCCCGCGACAACGGCCACGCAGACTGGCGCCCCGTCTGCCGGCGCCAGGACCTGGTTCCCAACTCCGGCGTGGTCGCCCTGCTGGAGGACGCGCAGATCGCGCTGTTCTATCTGCCCGACAACCCGGACCAGCCCTTATACGCCATCGACAACCGCGATCCGAAGTCCGGCGCCAATGTCGTCGGGCGGGGCATCGTGGGGCACCTGGGCGGCGAACTGGTCGTGGCCTCGCCCCTGTACAAGCAGCATTTCCGCCTGCGCGACGGCGTATGCGTGGAGTATCCGCAGCACCGTCTACGCACCTGGCGCGCGCGCCTGAATGGGGATGTGGTCGAGACCCTGCCGGAGGCCGCGCACGGGGCCTAG